Proteins encoded together in one Lathyrus oleraceus cultivar Zhongwan6 chromosome 5, CAAS_Psat_ZW6_1.0, whole genome shotgun sequence window:
- the LOC127087761 gene encoding WAT1-related protein At1g70260 yields MEGEIRTSELIPFIVMVIMEGCTIGLTIFAKTAITNGMSPFVFIVYTNALATIVLFPSSFLLNHQNRKEKPLFTFSLFKRFLLMGFTGITMTQTLLFLGLSYSSPILVCAMSHLIPTFTFLLNIIHRKVELNLKNSGMQVQIIGIIVSLMGAIVAEFFKGPLIRPSSHHLRYTKQLFVFSSTPEFWVFGGILLAAASFSVSITNFIQKETVKQYQEPMKMVSYYTLLGTVLSAIVSCIFESDVNSWKLKHNMELILVVVTGIFGGVIRPNIQIWLSRMKGSLYVPQFKPFGIAFATTFGVCFFPNSLHYGSVIGASVIGMGYYTILYGEFKGDEDEKSSEESSDSLDKKIPLLQENMQV; encoded by the exons ATGGAGGGTGAGATTAGGACTTCAGAATTGATACCATTCATAGTGATGGTGATTATGGAAGGGTGCACTATAGGACTAACTATATTTGCAAAAACTGCAATAACAAATGGAATGAGTCCATTTGTGTTCATTGTTTATACCAATGCTTTGGCCACTATAGTTTTGTTTCCTTCTTCCTTTTTATTAAACCACCAAAACAG AAAGGAGAAGCCACTTTTTACTTTCTCTTTGTTTAAAAGATTCTTGCTTATGGGTTTCACAGG AATAACTATGACTCAGACACTTTTATTTTTGGGTCTAAGTTACAGTTCTCCAATACTTGTATGTGCCATGAGCCACTTGATCCCAACCTTTACTTTTCTCCTTAATATCATTCACAG GAAGGTGGAGTTGAATTTGAAAAACTCTGGTATGCAAGTTCAAATAATTGGTATAATAGTGTCATTAATGGGAGCAATAGTAGCTGAATTCTTCAAAGGGCCACTCATAAGACCCTCTTCTCACCACCTTAGATATACTAAGCAACTTTTTGTCTTTTCCTCAACACCTGAATTTTGGGTTTTTGGTGGCATTTTGCTTGCTGCTGCTTCTTTCTCAGTTTCAATTACCAACTTTATTCAG AAAGAAACTGTTAAGCAATATCAAGAACCAATGAAGATGGTTTCTTATTATACCTTGCTAGGGACAGTTCTTAGTGCAATAGTCTCATGCATATTTGAGAGTGATGTAAATTCTTGGAAGCTAAAGCATAACATGGAGCTTATTCTCGTTGTTGTAACG GGCATATTTGGGGGTGTGATTCGTCCAAATATTCAAATTTGGTTGAGTAGAATGAAGGGTTCACTTTATGTGCCACAGTTCAAGCCTTTTGGTATTGCTTTTGCTACCACTTTTGGAGTTTGCTTCTTTCCTAATAGTCTTCATTATGGAAG TGTGATAGGAGCAAGTGTGATTGGAATGGGGTATTATACGATATTATATGGAGAATTCAAAGgagatgaagatgagaaaagtAGTGAGGAAAGCTCAGATTCTTTGGACAAGAAGATTCCTCTTTTGCAAGAAAATATGCAAGTGTAA